One window from the genome of Helicobacter pylori encodes:
- a CDS encoding HoxN/HupN/NixA family nickel/cobalt transporter — MKLWFPYFLAIVFLHALGLALLFMANNASFYAAASMAYMLGAKHAFDADHIACIDNTIRKLTQQGKNAYGVGFYFSMGHSSVVILMTIISAFAIAWAKEHTPMLEEIGGVVGTLVSGLFLLIIGLLNAIILIDLLKIFKKSHSNESLSQQQNEEIERLLTSRGLLNRFFKPLFNFVSKSWHIYPVGFLFGLGFDTASEIALLALSSSAIKVSVVGMLSLPILFAAGMSLFDTLDGAFMLKAYDWAFKTPLRKIYYNISITALSVFIALFIGLIELFQVVSEKLHLKFENRLLSTLQSLEFTDLGYYLVGLFVIAFLGSFFLWKIKFSKLES; from the coding sequence GTGAAATTGTGGTTTCCTTATTTTTTAGCGATTGTGTTCTTGCATGCGTTAGGTTTGGCGTTGCTCTTTATGGCTAATAACGCTTCGTTTTATGCGGCGGCTTCTATGGCCTACATGCTAGGGGCAAAGCATGCGTTTGATGCGGATCACATCGCTTGCATAGACAACACCATTAGAAAGCTCACCCAACAAGGCAAAAACGCCTATGGTGTGGGGTTTTACTTTTCTATGGGTCATTCAAGCGTGGTGATTTTAATGACCATCATCAGCGCGTTTGCGATCGCTTGGGCCAAAGAGCATACGCCGATGCTAGAAGAAATAGGGGGGGTAGTGGGGACTTTAGTTTCTGGGCTTTTCTTGCTCATTATAGGGCTATTGAATGCGATTATTTTAATAGATCTATTAAAAATATTCAAAAAATCGCACTCTAATGAAAGCTTGAGCCAGCAACAAAATGAAGAGATTGAACGGCTTTTAACGAGTAGGGGCTTACTCAACCGCTTTTTTAAGCCTTTGTTTAATTTCGTCTCCAAGTCGTGGCACATTTATCCTGTGGGTTTTCTTTTTGGGCTAGGCTTTGATACCGCTAGTGAAATCGCGCTTTTGGCCCTCTCTAGTAGCGCGATTAAAGTGAGTGTGGTGGGCATGCTCTCTTTACCCATTCTTTTTGCCGCTGGCATGAGTTTGTTTGACACATTAGATGGGGCGTTCATGCTCAAGGCGTATGATTGGGCGTTCAAAACCCCTTTAAGGAAAATCTACTACAACATCTCCATCACCGCTTTAAGCGTGTTTATCGCGCTCTTTATCGGGTTGATTGAGCTTTTTCAAGTCGTTAGCGAGAAACTCCATTTAAAATTTGAAAACCGCCTTTTAAGTACTCTACAAAGCCTAGAATTTACAGACTTGGGCTATTACTTGGTGGGCTTATTTGTAATAGCGTTTTTAGGCTCATTCTTTTTATGGAAAATCAAGTTTTCTAAATTAGAGAGCTAG
- a CDS encoding flagellar FLiS export co-chaperone, whose protein sequence is MDILKTLQKHLGGVETSDFTTNAIEKSQQIAKFSRDMKNINESVGALQVLQIACKKLLNKSMGLEDKDALQASIIKQELREIVENCQFLASPLFDAQLNIAINDEVFSMIAANPLNLLENVGGFQAYLEEKLNEIKELLSYLSESLSNPKAFMSSFSNQNLKDLLSDNLMA, encoded by the coding sequence ATGGATATTTTAAAAACTCTTCAAAAGCATTTGGGCGGTGTTGAAACAAGCGATTTTACAACCAATGCGATAGAAAAATCCCAACAAATCGCTAAATTCAGTAGGGACATGAAAAATATAAACGAGAGCGTTGGGGCGTTGCAAGTCTTGCAAATCGCTTGCAAAAAACTCCTGAATAAGAGCATGGGTTTAGAAGATAAAGACGCTTTGCAAGCTTCTATCATCAAACAGGAATTGCGAGAAATTGTAGAAAATTGCCAGTTTTTAGCCTCCCCTTTGTTTGACGCTCAGCTCAACATTGCCATTAACGATGAAGTTTTTTCCATGATTGCGGCTAATCCTTTGAATTTATTGGAAAATGTTGGCGGGTTTCAAGCTTATTTGGAAGAAAAATTAAACGAAATTAAAGAATTATTAAGTTATTTGAGCGAAAGCCTTTCAAACCCTAAAGCTTTTATGTCAAGTTTTTCAAATCAAAACCTTAAAGATTTGTTGAGCGATAACTTGATGGCTTAA
- the csd4 gene encoding DL-carboxypeptidase Csd4, translated as MKKIWLLVWGLCSWVFLHAIEMIEKAPTNVEDRDKAPHLLLLAGIQGDEPGGFNAANLFLMHYSVLKGLVEVVPVLNKPSMLRNHRGLYGDMNRKFATLDKNDPEYPTIQEIKSLIAKPNIDAVLHLHDGGGYYRPVYVDAMLNPKRWGNCFIIDQDEVKGAKFPNLLAFANNTIESINAHLLHPIEKYHLKNTRTAQGDTEMQKALTFYAINQKKSAFANEASKELPLASRVFYHLQAIEGLLNQLNIPFKRDFELNPNSVHALINDKSLWAKISSLPKMPLFNLRPKLNHFPLPSNTKIPQIPVESNAYIVGLVKNKQEVFLKYGNKLMTRLSPFYIEFDHSLEEVKMQIDNKDQMVKIGSVVEVKESFYIHGMDNIRANVIGFSVSNESKPNEAGYTIRFKDFQKRFSLDKQERIYRIEFYKNNAFSGMILVKFV; from the coding sequence ATGAAAAAAATATGGCTTTTAGTGTGGGGTTTGTGTTCTTGGGTGTTTTTGCATGCGATAGAGATGATAGAAAAAGCCCCTACAAATGTAGAGGATAGAGACAAAGCCCCACATTTGTTGCTTTTAGCGGGGATTCAAGGCGATGAGCCTGGGGGGTTTAATGCGGCTAATTTATTTTTAATGCACTATAGCGTTTTAAAAGGCTTGGTGGAAGTGGTTCCCGTATTGAATAAGCCTTCCATGTTAAGAAATCATAGGGGCTTGTATGGGGATATGAACCGCAAATTTGCCACTTTAGACAAGAATGACCCTGAATACCCCACTATCCAAGAAATCAAATCCTTGATTGCAAAACCCAATATAGACGCTGTCTTGCACTTGCATGATGGTGGTGGGTATTATCGCCCTGTTTATGTTGATGCGATGCTCAATCCCAAGCGTTGGGGGAATTGCTTTATCATTGATCAAGATGAAGTTAAAGGGGCGAAATTCCCTAATTTGCTTGCTTTTGCCAACAATACGATTGAGAGCATCAACGCCCATTTATTGCACCCCATTGAAAAATACCATTTAAAAAACACGCGCACCGCTCAAGGCGATACAGAAATGCAAAAAGCCCTAACTTTTTATGCGATCAACCAAAAAAAGAGCGCTTTTGCCAATGAAGCCAGCAAAGAACTCCCTTTAGCATCAAGAGTGTTTTACCACTTGCAAGCCATTGAGGGCTTACTCAATCAGCTCAATATCCCTTTTAAGCGCGATTTTGAGCTTAACCCTAACAGCGTGCATGCCCTAATCAATGATAAAAGCTTGTGGGCAAAAATCAGCTCTCTGCCTAAAATGCCCCTTTTTAATTTACGCCCTAAACTCAACCATTTCCCTTTACCTAGCAACACTAAAATCCCACAAATCCCCGTAGAGAGCAACGCTTACATTGTAGGGCTAGTCAAAAACAAGCAAGAAGTGTTTTTAAAATACGGCAACAAGCTCATGACACGATTATCGCCCTTTTATATAGAGTTTGATCATTCTTTAGAAGAAGTGAAAATGCAAATTGACAATAAGGATCAAATGGTTAAGATAGGGAGCGTGGTTGAAGTGAAAGAGAGTTTTTATATCCATGGCATGGATAATATCCGCGCGAATGTGATTGGCTTTAGCGTTTCTAATGAGAGTAAGCCTAATGAAGCGGGTTATACGATTAGATTTAAAGATTTTCAAAAACGCTTTTCATTGGACAAGCAAGAAAGGATCTATCGCATAGAATTTTATAAAAACAACGCGTTTAGCGGGATGATCTTAGTGAAATTTGTGTGA
- the copP gene encoding copper-binding metallochaperone CopP: MKATFQVPSITCDHCVDKIEKFVGEIEGVSFIEASVEKKSVVVEFDAPATQDLIKEALLDAGQEVI, from the coding sequence ATGAAAGCAACTTTTCAAGTGCCAAGCATTACTTGCGACCATTGCGTGGATAAAATTGAAAAATTTGTGGGCGAAATTGAAGGCGTGAGCTTTATTGAAGCGAGCGTGGAAAAAAAGAGCGTGGTTGTAGAATTTGACGCTCCAGCGACACAGGATTTGATCAAGGAAGCTTTATTAGATGCGGGGCAAGAAGTAATATAA
- the copA gene encoding copper-translocating P-type ATPase CopA, with translation MKESFYIEGMTCTACSSGIERSLGRKSFVKKIEVSLLNKSANIEFNENETNLDEIFKLIEKLGYSPKKTLTKEKKEFFSPNVKLVLAVIFTLFVVYLSMGAMLSPSLLPESLLTINNHSNFLNACLQLIGALIVMHLGRDFYIQGFKALWHRQPNMSSLIAIGTSAALISSLWQLYFVYTSQWSYGHYYFESVCVILTFVMVGKRIENVSKDKALDAMQALMKNAPKTALKMQNNQQIEVLVDSIVVGDILKVLPGSAIAVDGEIIEGEGELDESMLSGEALPVYKKVGDKVFSGTFNSHTSFLMKATQNNKNSTLSQIIEMIHNAQSSKAEISRLADKVSSVFVPSVIAISILAFVVWLIIAPKPDFWWNFGIALEVFVSVLVISCPCALGLATPMSILVANQKASSLGLFFKDAKSLEKARLVNTIVFDKTGTLTNGKPIVKGVHSNIELLELLSLAGSIEKSSEHVIAKGIVEYAKERNAPLKDISGVKVKTGFGISAKTDYQGAKEIIKVGNSEFFNPINTLEIKENGILVFVGRVISEKEDELLGVFVLEDLPKKGVKEHIAQIKKLGINTFLLSGDNRENVKKCALELGIDGYISNAKPQDKLNKIKELKEKGQIVMMVGDGLNDAPSLAMSDVAVVMAKGSDVSVQAADIVSFNNDIKSVYSAIKLSQATIKNIKENLFWAFCYNSVFIPLACGVLYKANIMLSPAIAGLAMSLSSVSVVLNSQRLRNFKIKDH, from the coding sequence ATGAAAGAATCTTTTTACATAGAGGGAATGACTTGCACGGCGTGTTCTAGCGGGATTGAACGCTCGTTAGGGCGTAAAAGTTTTGTGAAAAAAATAGAAGTGAGCCTTTTAAACAAGAGCGCTAACATTGAATTTAACGAAAACGAAACCAATTTAGACGAGATTTTTAAACTCATTGAAAAGCTAGGCTATAGCCCTAAAAAAACCCTCACTAAAGAAAAAAAAGAATTTTTTAGCCCTAATGTTAAATTAGTGTTGGCGGTTATTTTCACGCTTTTTGTGGTGTATCTTTCTATGGGGGCGATGCTTAGTCCTAGCCTTTTACCTGAAAGCTTGCTTACGATTAACAACCATAGTAATTTTTTAAACGCTTGCTTACAGCTTATAGGCGCGCTCATTGTCATGCATTTGGGGAGGGATTTTTACATTCAAGGGTTTAAAGCCTTATGGCACAGACAGCCCAACATGAGCAGCCTTATCGCCATAGGCACAAGCGCTGCCTTAATTTCAAGCTTGTGGCAATTGTATTTCGTTTATACAAGCCAGTGGTCTTATGGGCATTATTATTTTGAAAGCGTGTGCGTGATTTTAACATTTGTGATGGTGGGCAAACGCATTGAAAATGTTTCTAAAGACAAAGCTTTAGACGCTATGCAAGCCTTGATGAAAAACGCCCCAAAAACCGCCCTTAAAATGCAAAATAACCAACAGATTGAAGTTTTAGTGGATAGCATTGTGGTGGGGGATATTTTGAAAGTCCTCCCTGGAAGCGCGATTGCAGTAGATGGTGAAATCATAGAGGGAGAAGGGGAATTAGATGAGAGCATGTTAAGCGGCGAAGCGTTGCCGGTTTATAAAAAAGTCGGCGATAAAGTCTTTTCAGGGACATTCAATAGCCACACGAGTTTTTTAATGAAAGCCACGCAAAATAACAAAAACAGCACCTTGTCTCAAATTATAGAAATGATCCATAACGCTCAAAGCTCAAAGGCAGAGATTTCTCGCTTAGCGGATAAGGTTTCAAGCGTGTTTGTGCCAAGCGTGATCGCTATTTCTATTTTAGCGTTTGTGGTGTGGCTCATCATCGCGCCTAAACCCGATTTTTGGTGGAATTTTGGAATCGCTTTAGAAGTGTTTGTATCGGTTTTAGTGATTTCTTGCCCTTGCGCTTTAGGATTGGCTACGCCTATGAGTATTTTAGTAGCGAACCAAAAAGCGAGTTCTTTAGGCTTATTTTTTAAAGACGCTAAAAGTTTGGAAAAAGCAAGGCTAGTCAATACGATCGTTTTTGATAAAACCGGCACGCTCACTAACGGCAAACCTATCGTTAAAGGCGTCCATTCTAACATAGAATTATTAGAGTTATTGAGTTTAGCGGGCAGTATTGAAAAGAGCAGCGAGCATGTCATCGCTAAAGGGATTGTAGAATACGCTAAAGAGCGTAACGCCCCCTTAAAAGACATTAGCGGAGTTAAGGTGAAAACGGGTTTTGGCATCAGCGCTAAAACAGATTATCAAGGCGCTAAAGAGATCATTAAAGTAGGCAATAGCGAGTTTTTTAACCCTATTAACACGCTAGAAATTAAAGAAAACGGGATTTTAGTGTTTGTGGGTAGAGTGATCAGTGAAAAAGAAGACGAGCTTTTAGGGGTGTTTGTTTTAGAAGATTTGCCCAAAAAAGGCGTGAAAGAGCATATCGCTCAAATCAAAAAATTAGGCATTAACACCTTTCTTTTAAGCGGGGACAATAGAGAGAATGTCAAAAAATGCGCGCTTGAATTAGGGATTGATGGCTATATCAGTAACGCTAAACCACAAGACAAGCTCAACAAGATTAAAGAGCTTAAGGAAAAAGGGCAGATTGTGATGATGGTAGGCGATGGCTTGAATGACGCTCCTAGCCTTGCTATGAGCGATGTGGCAGTGGTGATGGCTAAAGGGAGCGATGTGAGCGTGCAAGCAGCGGACATTGTGAGTTTTAACAACGATATTAAATCGGTTTATAGCGCGATTAAATTAAGTCAAGCGACCATTAAAAATATCAAAGAAAATTTGTTTTGGGCTTTTTGTTATAATAGCGTGTTTATCCCTTTAGCTTGTGGGGTTCTTTATAAGGCTAATATCATGTTAAGCCCGGCGATTGCGGGTTTAGCGATGAGCTTAAGCTCTGTGAGTGTGGTTTTAAACTCCCAAAGGCTAAGGAATTTTAAAATTAAGGATCATTGA
- the pssA gene encoding CDP-diacylglycerol--serine O-phosphatidyltransferase, which translates to MPINPLYLFPNLFTASSIFLGMMSIFYASSYQFAMACWLVVASLILDGLDGRVARLTNTTSKFGIEFDSLADVIAFGVAPSLIAYFYVGYNFGRIGMAVSALFVIFGAIRLARFNISTNTSDPYSFIGIPIPAAAVLVVLCVLLDNKYHFLKGNTEKLFLSFIVLLGVLMVSNIRYPNFKKVKWNLKLFILVLIFLSLVFVRPLEALSVFMGLYLIYGIIRWLFLMVKIIFNKNKNA; encoded by the coding sequence ATGCCTATTAACCCTCTCTATCTTTTCCCTAATCTTTTTACCGCTAGCAGTATTTTTTTAGGCATGATGAGTATTTTTTACGCTTCCAGTTACCAATTTGCCATGGCGTGTTGGTTAGTGGTAGCGAGCCTTATTTTAGACGGGCTTGATGGGCGTGTCGCAAGGCTTACCAACACCACTAGCAAATTTGGTATAGAATTTGACTCCTTAGCTGATGTAATCGCTTTTGGAGTGGCTCCGAGCTTAATCGCTTACTTTTATGTGGGGTATAACTTTGGGCGCATAGGCATGGCGGTGAGCGCGTTGTTTGTGATTTTTGGAGCGATACGATTAGCGCGATTCAATATCAGCACCAACACAAGCGACCCCTATTCTTTCATCGGTATCCCTATTCCTGCTGCGGCGGTATTGGTGGTGCTTTGTGTGTTATTGGATAACAAATACCATTTTTTAAAAGGAAATACAGAAAAGTTATTTTTAAGCTTTATTGTCTTGTTGGGGGTGCTTATGGTGAGCAATATCCGCTACCCTAATTTTAAAAAAGTCAAATGGAATCTCAAGCTTTTCATCTTAGTGTTGATTTTTTTATCGTTAGTGTTTGTGCGCCCTTTAGAGGCTTTAAGCGTGTTTATGGGGTTATATTTGATTTATGGCATCATTCGGTGGCTCTTTTTAATGGTAAAAATTATTTTTAATAAAAATAAGAACGCATGA
- the ftsH gene encoding ATP-dependent zinc metalloprotease FtsH, giving the protein MKPTNEPKKPFFQSPIILAVLGGILLIFFLRSFNSDGSFSDNFLASSTKNVSYHEIKQLISNNEVENVSIGQTLIKASHKEGNNRVIYIAKRVPDLTLVPLLDEKKINYSGFSESNFFTDMLGWLMPILVILGLWMFMANRMQKNMGGGIFGMGSAKKLINAEKPNVRFNDMAGNEEAKEEVVEIVDFLKYPERYANLGAKIPKGVLLVGPPGTGKTLLAKAVAGEAHVPFFSMGGSSFIEMFVGLGASRVRDLFETAKKQAPSIIFIDEIDAIGKSRAAGGVVSGNDEREQTLNQLLAEMDGFGSENAPVIVLAATNRPEILDPALMRPGRFDRQVLVDKPDFNGRVEILKVHIKGVKLANDVNLQEVAKLTAGLAGADLANIINEAALLAGRNNQKEVKQQHLKEAVERGIAGLEKKSRRISPKEKKIVAYHESGHAVISEMTKGSARVNKVSIIPRGMAALGYTLNTPEENKYLMQKHELIAEIDVLLGGRAAEDVFLEEISTGASNDLERATDIIKGMVSYYGMSSVSGLMVLEKQRNAFLGGGYGSSREFSEKTAEEMDLFIKNLLEERYEHVKQTLSDYREAIEIMVKELFDKEVITGERVREIISEYETTNNLESRLIPLEEQAS; this is encoded by the coding sequence ATGAAACCAACGAACGAACCTAAAAAACCTTTTTTTCAAAGTCCCATTATCCTTGCGGTTCTTGGAGGGATTTTGCTCATTTTTTTTCTACGCTCTTTCAATTCTGATGGCAGTTTTTCGGACAATTTCTTAGCTTCTAGCACTAAAAATGTGAGCTACCATGAAATCAAACAGCTCATCAGCAATAATGAAGTGGAAAATGTGAGTATCGGTCAAACTTTGATCAAAGCCAGCCATAAAGAGGGCAACAATCGTGTGATTTATATCGCTAAACGAGTGCCTGATTTGACCTTAGTGCCTTTGTTAGACGAGAAAAAAATCAATTATTCTGGTTTTAGCGAGTCTAACTTTTTTACGGACATGTTAGGGTGGCTCATGCCTATTTTAGTGATTTTAGGGCTATGGATGTTTATGGCAAACCGCATGCAAAAAAATATGGGTGGGGGTATTTTTGGCATGGGGAGCGCGAAAAAACTCATTAACGCTGAAAAACCCAATGTGCGTTTTAATGACATGGCGGGCAATGAAGAAGCCAAAGAAGAGGTGGTAGAAATCGTAGATTTCTTAAAATACCCTGAACGATACGCCAATTTAGGGGCTAAAATCCCTAAAGGCGTGTTATTAGTAGGGCCTCCAGGAACCGGTAAAACCCTTTTAGCCAAAGCGGTGGCCGGCGAAGCGCATGTGCCGTTTTTCTCTATGGGAGGGAGCAGTTTCATTGAAATGTTTGTGGGATTAGGGGCAAGCAGAGTTAGGGATTTGTTTGAAACCGCTAAAAAACAAGCCCCTAGCATTATTTTTATTGATGAAATTGATGCCATAGGTAAAAGCCGAGCGGCTGGAGGCGTGGTGAGCGGGAACGATGAAAGAGAGCAAACCTTAAACCAGCTCTTAGCCGAAATGGATGGCTTTGGGAGCGAAAACGCGCCTGTGATTGTCTTAGCCGCAACGAACCGCCCTGAAATCTTAGATCCGGCCTTAATGCGTCCAGGGCGCTTTGACAGGCAGGTTTTAGTGGATAAGCCTGATTTTAATGGCAGGGTAGAAATCTTAAAAGTGCATATTAAAGGCGTGAAACTCGCTAATGATGTGAATTTGCAAGAAGTCGCCAAACTCACCGCAGGGCTTGCGGGAGCGGATTTAGCGAATATCATCAATGAAGCCGCGCTTTTAGCGGGACGAAACAACCAAAAAGAAGTCAAACAACAGCATTTAAAAGAAGCGGTTGAAAGAGGGATTGCTGGGCTAGAAAAGAAAAGTAGGCGCATCAGTCCTAAGGAAAAGAAAATCGTCGCCTACCATGAAAGCGGGCATGCCGTGATTTCTGAAATGACTAAAGGGAGCGCTAGGGTGAATAAAGTCTCTATCATTCCAAGGGGCATGGCGGCTTTAGGCTACACCCTTAACACGCCCGAAGAAAACAAATACTTGATGCAAAAACACGAACTCATCGCTGAAATTGATGTGCTTTTAGGCGGGAGAGCGGCTGAAGATGTCTTTTTGGAAGAAATTTCTACCGGTGCGAGCAACGATTTAGAAAGGGCGACTGATATTATTAAAGGCATGGTGAGTTACTACGGCATGAGTAGTGTCAGTGGGCTTATGGTGTTAGAAAAACAGCGGAACGCCTTTTTGGGAGGTGGTTATGGGAGCAGTAGGGAATTTAGCGAAAAGACCGCAGAAGAAATGGATCTTTTCATTAAAAACTTGCTAGAAGAACGCTATGAGCATGTCAAACAAACCTTGAGCGACTACAGAGAAGCGATTGAAATCATGGTCAAAGAATTGTTTGACAAAGAAGTCATTACAGGCGAGAGGGTGCGTGAAATCATCAGCGAATACGAGACCACCAACAATTTAGAAAGCCGTTTGATCCCTTTAGAAGAGCAAGCGAGTTAA
- the prmA gene encoding 50S ribosomal protein L11 methyltransferase, which produces MYYEFFFIFPKERELFESFLLDTTHLALEESSLENLKAFDDEETIEFVSQSSWRYFATHDPLKENLKENLKEKPPHLKNFVILRSEKNLSDSLFPALEAFCLNLKQSLQSEFDFFYLSRNLASKDWLEAYKQAVLPVQCAKFYIHPSWHQKPSHIATDDSIMIDPALAFGSGHHESTSMCLELLSNLDLKRKNALDVGCGSGILSIALKKQGVSALVACDTDSLAVEETLKNFSLNQIPLLAQDKVIYGSTQKIEGRFDIIVANLVADVIKSLYSEFVRLCNHTLILSGILETHLNSVLQIYYNGFEVLEQRQRNEWVALKLLRKQSIN; this is translated from the coding sequence ATGTATTATGAGTTTTTCTTTATCTTCCCTAAGGAGCGAGAGCTTTTTGAGAGCTTTCTTTTAGACACCACACACCTAGCCTTAGAAGAATCAAGCTTAGAAAATTTAAAAGCGTTTGACGATGAAGAAACCATTGAATTTGTAAGCCAATCCAGTTGGCGTTATTTCGCCACTCATGACCCCCTAAAGGAAAATTTAAAAGAAAATTTAAAAGAAAAACCCCCACATCTCAAAAATTTCGTTATTTTACGCTCTGAAAAAAATTTGAGCGATTCGCTTTTTCCGGCGTTAGAAGCGTTTTGTTTGAACTTAAAGCAAAGTTTGCAAAGCGAGTTTGATTTTTTCTACCTTTCACGCAATCTGGCTTCAAAAGACTGGCTAGAAGCCTACAAACAAGCTGTTTTACCGGTGCAATGCGCCAAATTTTACATACACCCTAGCTGGCATCAAAAACCAAGCCATATCGCTACAGATGATAGTATAATGATCGATCCGGCTTTGGCCTTTGGATCAGGCCATCATGAAAGCACTTCCATGTGTTTGGAACTGCTCTCTAACCTTGATTTAAAACGCAAAAACGCCTTAGATGTGGGTTGTGGGAGCGGGATTTTGAGCATCGCCTTAAAAAAACAAGGCGTTAGCGCTTTAGTAGCTTGCGATACGGATAGTTTAGCTGTTGAAGAAACCCTAAAAAATTTTAGCTTGAATCAAATACCCCTATTAGCGCAAGATAAGGTCATTTATGGCTCTACGCAAAAAATTGAAGGGCGTTTTGATATCATTGTGGCGAACCTTGTCGCTGATGTAATTAAGAGTTTGTATAGTGAATTTGTGCGGCTTTGTAACCACACTCTTATTTTATCAGGGATTTTAGAAACCCATTTAAACTCTGTTTTACAGATCTATTATAATGGATTTGAGGTTTTAGAACAGCGACAGCGTAACGAATGGGTCGCTCTAAAATTGCTTAGAAAACAATCAATAAATTAA
- a CDS encoding chemotaxis response regulator CheY yields the protein MKLLVVDDSSTMRRIIKNTLSRLGYEDVLEAEHGVEAWEKLDANADTKVLITDWNMPEMNGLDLVKKVRSDSRFKEIPIIMITTEGGKAEVITALKAGVNNYIVKPFTPQVLKEKLEVVLGTND from the coding sequence TTGAAACTACTGGTAGTAGATGATAGCTCAACTATGAGAAGAATTATTAAAAATACACTTTCACGCTTAGGCTATGAAGATGTTTTAGAAGCTGAGCATGGGGTGGAAGCTTGGGAGAAACTAGACGCTAATGCGGACACTAAGGTGCTTATTACAGATTGGAACATGCCTGAAATGAACGGCTTGGATCTCGTTAAAAAGGTACGCTCTGATAGCCGTTTTAAAGAAATCCCTATTATTATGATCACCACAGAGGGCGGTAAGGCCGAAGTCATTACGGCTTTGAAAGCGGGCGTGAACAACTACATTGTGAAACCTTTTACCCCCCAAGTTTTGAAAGAAAAATTAGAGGTTGTTTTAGGGACAAACGATTGA
- a CDS encoding outer membrane protein produces the protein MDGLKKERQGFYKQVHYLRILILSISFLNILNAENLSYMSSSYQIGTVFMRPLNTNKLLQGASILQGYEVNPKNDWAYSRYYFFIDYGNVLFNNDSTLQANMFTYGVGGDFMVAYAKNPINRWAFFFGLQLAANTWILNNKVKDLVVNTWDSLKDFNFHNTYFRAIGKFGVQFRTIVLYHKVDVEIGMKIFLTPERRSLFERSFLFFVSHSWHF, from the coding sequence TTGGATGGTTTGAAAAAAGAAAGACAAGGATTTTACAAGCAAGTGCATTATTTAAGAATTTTAATACTGAGTATAAGTTTTTTAAATATTTTAAATGCTGAAAATTTGAGTTACATGTCTTCTTCTTATCAAATAGGCACGGTGTTTATGCGCCCTTTAAACACTAACAAGCTTTTACAAGGGGCTTCAATCCTTCAAGGCTATGAAGTGAATCCTAAAAACGATTGGGCTTATTCTAGGTATTATTTCTTTATAGATTATGGTAACGTGCTTTTCAATAACGATTCCACTTTGCAAGCGAACATGTTCACTTATGGGGTGGGAGGGGATTTTATGGTCGCCTACGCTAAAAACCCTATCAACCGCTGGGCTTTTTTCTTTGGCTTGCAACTGGCCGCTAACACATGGATACTCAACAATAAAGTCAAAGATTTGGTGGTGAATACTTGGGATTCATTAAAAGATTTCAATTTTCATAACACTTATTTCAGGGCTATCGGGAAATTTGGGGTGCAGTTTCGCACGATCGTTTTGTATCATAAGGTGGATGTAGAAATTGGCATGAAAATCTTTCTAACCCCTGAAAGGCGTAGCTTGTTTGAAAGGAGCTTTTTGTTTTTTGTTTCGCATTCGTGGCATTTTTAA
- a CDS encoding PP0621 family protein has product MLRILIPLLIIVWVLWRLFLRQKPHKDDPKDNHSYAQQTPKELEDHMIVCSKCQTYVSSKDAIYSGAVAYCSETCLKDKR; this is encoded by the coding sequence ATGTTAAGAATTTTAATCCCCTTACTCATTATTGTGTGGGTTTTATGGCGTTTGTTTTTGAGGCAAAAACCCCACAAAGACGACCCCAAAGACAACCACTCTTATGCGCAACAAACCCCCAAAGAATTAGAAGATCACATGATTGTATGCTCTAAATGCCAAACCTATGTCTCTAGCAAAGACGCTATTTACAGCGGGGCGGTAGCCTATTGCAGTGAAACCTGTTTGAAGGATAAGAGATAA